The window attatgcgtgttAGGAATACTTTGGAACAAACGTACAACTCGGTAAACTTTGGGGGCCCAAATTAATATCACCCGGGGGCCAAATTCGGCCTGGGTGCCACCAATTGGGGAATCCTGCCAACCTTGAGTGTGCGGTTGTGTCTCTGCAGCTCCCTACAGAGTGACTCCAGTTTGCTGCGTGCCAGGATAGCCTTGCTGTGTTCCTTCTTTAGGTGGTCTGTCTCCTGCACCAGCTGAGACTGTTTCTTCTGTAGGACCCGCATTTGCTTCTGACTGTTCCGCTGCTCCtccagctgcacacacacacacacacacacacacacacacacacacacacacacacgagtttAATTTATAAAAACACTATTAAATGTTgaactaataataatataacattaaACTCAGTACACTTAAATGAAAAGCCATTGATAAAATGGCTACAATGAGTTTCAAATGAAGGCTAGAGGGAAACAAACAAGGCTGCCAAGGGTGGCTGGGTGTGTTAGCCATGTCCTTGTCCTtagcctcctcccctccatcagccagcctctctctccccagctcctctctctccccctctgggctccctcccctctcagccagcctctctccccctctgggcTCCTCCCCTCTATcagccccctctccccctctgggctccctcccctctatcagccagcctctctccccctctgggcTCCCTCCCCTCTATCAGCCATTCTCTACCTCTGGgctcctcccctctatcccctctctgggctccctcccctctatcagccagcctctctccccctctgggcTCCTCCCCTCTATCAgccagcctctctccccctctgggctccctcccctctatcagccagcctctctccccctctgggcTCCTCCCCTCTATCAgccagcctctctcccctctgggCTCCTCCCCTCTATCAgccagcctctctcccctctgggctccctccctctatcagccagcctctctccccctctgggcTCCTCCCCTCCATCAACCACATCCAGAAAAGGACTTAAAAACACATAGGCCTGTCACACATACACCCCCTTGATCAGTTACATACAATCTCTGTCACGTAATCACACCTCACATGTTATGGACACCCAGGACAGACCGGCATCACATATTCATAAATCAGCAATAAATCCACGACTCATTCCCACATGGAAGGTCAGCCTACGTTGAGCCGCCCTGCCCATgatgaccagacagacagacaaaggagACAAACTACTACTGGCTGATACACAGATGGAGGCTAGATATAAAAGAGGGCTGCTAGCATGCTAAAATGAAACAAATAAAAAAGTGAATTTACTAAACCAACAGCCTTTgtgccacacacacccaccacaccagagactTTATTAGAGTCACTACTAACCAGATCAGCATACTTCTTACAGAGGCCTGCCAGTTTCTCCTCTGGTGTACTCAGAGTATTCAGGGTCTGCATCAGCAGGGTGATCTCTTTACCTGCAACACACAGGATGGGGGGGGACATTCAGTGCAACACCACCTCATCACAACAGGGACCCAGCAACACACAAGGGGAAGCTGTCTGGTCCTAAACCCCGAGCCACCACCTGTATGAATAAAGGAATCTGATGGATGACAGCTAGATATATT of the Oncorhynchus keta strain PuntledgeMale-10-30-2019 unplaced genomic scaffold, Oket_V2 Un_contig_22843_pilon_pilon, whole genome shotgun sequence genome contains:
- the LOC127921630 gene encoding alpha-taxilin-like encodes the protein MSPPILCVAGKEITLLMQTLNTLSTPEEKLAGLCKKYADLLEEQRNSQKQMRVLQKKQSQLVQETDHLKKEHSKAILARSKLESLCRELQRHNRTLKVGRIPQLVAPRPNLAPG